In the genome of Cryptomeria japonica chromosome 8, Sugi_1.0, whole genome shotgun sequence, one region contains:
- the LOC131074187 gene encoding L-type lectin-domain containing receptor kinase S.4, which translates to MSFIRSLIILSLLLLAEGSAFVYNGFRSSTLKLGGSARILKSGVLQITNKTQVVLGHAFHSSPIHLNNQSFSFSTTFVFSIRPQYPDQGGHGFAFAVTPFPDLPGAFPIEYLGLLNNSTIGKKSNHLFAVEFDTVENASPFKDPNSNHIGIDINTLISNVSANPELDLKSGQNIQAWIDVRPAGSFHRVRVFLALSGESKPRRPLLSAAIDLRGVVQDNVYVGFSASTGLLSSAHLILGWSFSTNGSAAELELPNFGTGERGATRVVIIVSSVGFAMVVCLIMLSLFMRRRLARFDQWAECGPRKFTYSELKDATKNFKELLGSGGFGKVYRGVLNDGQEVAVKRVSQDSRQGMREFLAEILTIGRLRHRNLMRLHGYCRQQRKSELLLVYEYMPNASLDKKLFYDGGLSWEQRFTILKGVASALLYLHEEWEQQVIHRDVKASNVLLDGKLNARLGDFGLARLYDHGKNPQTTRAVGTLGYVAPEVMRTGKPTTSSDVYSYGSLLLETVCGRRPVEPRRCEEEMVLVEWVWSFQVRGEILSVADPRLLFASGHSDCMAEEMELVLKLGLLCLHVLPERRPCMRQVVQILNKDVPLPPLPPQMPTIEHPPPPLSFNYCLPKRVDS; encoded by the exons ATGAGCTTTATTCGGAGCCTCATAATTCTGTCCCTGCTACTTTTGGCTGAAGGCAGTGCGTTCGTCTATAATGGCTTCCGCAGCAGCACTTTAAAGCTGGGTGGATCAGCCAGAATTCTGAAATCGGGGGTCCTGCAGATCACGAACAAAACCCAAGTTGTGCTGGGCCACGCATTCCATTCGTCCCCAATCCACCTGAACAACCAGAGCTTTTCATTCAGCACAACCTTCGTCTTTTCCATCCGCCCGCAGTATCCAGACCAGGGCGGCCATGGTTTCGCCTTCGCTGTGACCCCTTTCCCCGACCTGCCCGGCGCTTTTCCCATAGAATACTTGGGCTTACTGAACAACTCCACTATAGGCAAAAAATCCAATCATTTATTCGCTGTAGAATTCGACACAGTGGAGAATGCGTCTCCGTTCAAGGACCCAAATAGCAACCACATTGGAATCGACATCAATACGCTTATTTCCAATGTTTCTGCAAATCCTGAACTGGACCTCAAAAGTGGGCAAAACATTCAGGCCTGGATAGACGTCCGCCCCGCTGGGTCATTTCACAGAGTCCGCGTTTTCCTTGCTCTTTCTGGCGAATCAAAGCCCAGGCGCCCTCTTTTGTCTGCCGCCATTGATCTCAGAGGCGTGGTACAAGATAATGTGTATGTGGGTTTCTCTGCGTCCACAGGGCTCTTGTCCAGTGCTCACTTGATTCTGGGCTGGAGTTTTTCCACAAATGGCTCTGCGGCTGAGTTAGAGTTGCCGAATTTTGGAACAGGGGAAAGAGGAGCCACGCGTGTGGTTATTATTGTTTCGTCTGTGGGTTTTGCAATGGTGGTTTGTTTGATCATGTTGTCTTTGTTCATGAGGAGGAGATTAGCGCGGTTCGATCAGTGGGCTGAGTGCGGGCCCAGGAAGTTTACATACAGTGAGCTCAAGGATGCTACCAAGAATTTCAAGGAGCTGCTGGGCTCTGGGGGATTCGGCAAAGTGTACAG GGGCGTGCTAAACGACGGGCAAGAGGTGGCAGTGAAACGGGTCTCACAGGACTCAAGGCAGGGAATGCGGGAATTCCTAGCAGAGATCTTGACAATTGGGCGTCTCCGCCACCGCAATCTGATGAGACTGCACGGCTACTGCCGCCAGCAGAGGAAATCAGAGCTCCTACTGGTCTACGAGTACATGCCCAATGCAAGCCTGGACAAGAAGCTCTTCTATGACGGTGGGCTGAGCTGGGAACAGAGATTCACCATTCTGAAGGGTGTGGCATCTGCATTGCTCTATCTCCATGAGGAATGGGAACAGCAGGTAATCCACAGAGACGTCAAAGCAAGCAATGTTCTTTTGGACGGAAAGCTCAATGCACGCCTTGGGGACTTCGGACTGGCTCGCCTGTACGACCATGGCAAAAACCCCCAAACGACCAGAGCAGTTGGAACATTGGGCTATGTTGCACCAGAAGTCATGCGAACGGGAAAACCCACCACAAGCTCTGATGTTTACAGTTATGGTTCCCTGTTGTTAGAGACTGTGTGTGGAAGGCGCCCAGTGGAGCCGAGGCGTTGTGAGGAAGAGATGGTTTTGGTGGAATGGGTGTGGAGTTTTCAGGTGCGCGGGGAGATTTTGTCGGTTGCAGATCCCAGATTGTTGTTTGCCAGTGGGCACAGCGATTGCATGGCGGAAGAAATGGAATTGGTTTTGAAATTGGGTTTGCTGTGTTTGCATGTTTTGCCTGAACGACGGCCTTGCATGCGCCAGGTTGTGCAGATTTTGAACAAGGATGTGCCGCTTCCTCCATTGCCGCCTCAGATGCCTACTATAGAGCATCCTCCGCCGCCACTAAGTTTTAATTATTGTTTACCAAAACGTGTGGATTCGTAG